The following DNA comes from Alienimonas californiensis.
CCGCTCGCCAGGGCCGCCGCTGTCCGACGTGCGGTGGTTGGAGTACCTCCGCGAGCGCCCCGATCTCGTCGCGGCGGCCGCCGAGCGGGGGAACGCCCCGGCGGAGCAGGCTGCCTTGCGGAAGGAGCACCCCGCGGAGGCCGTCGCCGCGGCCCTCACGCTGGCCGAACTCCGAGGCCGGGCCGTCGAAAAGTTTCGCCTCGGCGACCGCATGTGGTTCGACCGGGTCCGGCTCGAACAGGCCACCGGCGAAGCCGTCGCCCGGCACAAGGCCCGCCGGTTCGCCGCACGAATGAACGCAGGCGAGCCGGGGGCGTCAGCCCCCGGAGGGAACGGCTCGCCGGTGTTGGACCTCTGCGGCGGGCTGGGCGGGGACGCGATCGCTCTGGCGGAGTTCGTCCCCGTCCGCACCGTGGACCGCGACCCCGTCGCCGGCTGGATGGCGACGCAGAACGCCGCCCTCCACGGCGTGTCCGACCGGGTGACGGCGGAAACGGCGTCCGCGGAGGAGGTGAACGTGTCCGGGGCGTTCGTGCACCTCGACCCGGACCGCCGCCCCGGCGGGGAACGTGGGGCCAAACGGCGGGAGAAGCGGCTCGAAGATTACGCCCCGGACCTGTCGTTCATGCGGTCCCTCGCCGCGTCGGCGGCCGGCGGGGCGATCAAGGTCAGCCCGGCCTCGAACTGGGGCGGCAAGTTCCCCGACTGCGAAATCGAGCTGATCTCCCACGGCGGCGAGTGCCGCGAGGCGACCGTCTGGTTCGGTTCCCTCGCCGACCCCGGCGTGCACCGGGCGACTGTGTTGCTGGACGACGACACGCACACCCTCGCCGCCGACCCGTTCGCCGCGATTCCGACCGTCGGGCCGATCGCGGACTACCTCTACGACCCCGACCCGTCGGTCGTGCGGGCCGGGCTGGTGGACGAGCTGTGCGAACGGACCGGCCTTCAACGGCTGGACGACGCGGAGGAGTACCTCACCGGACCGCGGGTCGAGACCCCGTTCGCCACCGCGTTTCGGGTGCTGGCGGTCTGCCCGAACAACGCCCGCCGCTACCGGGCCGCGATCGGCGAGACGGGGGCCGGCGACGTGGAGGTGAAATGTCGCCACCTGCCGACCGACGCCGCCGCCGTCCGCCGCAAACTGCCGCTCACGCCGGGCGGGCCGCGGCGGACGCTGATCTTCGCCAAGCTCGAAGGCAAAGCCGCCGCGGTGGTGT
Coding sequences within:
- a CDS encoding class I SAM-dependent methyltransferase, which translates into the protein MSPDARSTQGADAPRSPGPPLSDVRWLEYLRERPDLVAAAAERGNAPAEQAALRKEHPAEAVAAALTLAELRGRAVEKFRLGDRMWFDRVRLEQATGEAVARHKARRFAARMNAGEPGASAPGGNGSPVLDLCGGLGGDAIALAEFVPVRTVDRDPVAGWMATQNAALHGVSDRVTAETASAEEVNVSGAFVHLDPDRRPGGERGAKRREKRLEDYAPDLSFMRSLAASAAGGAIKVSPASNWGGKFPDCEIELISHGGECREATVWFGSLADPGVHRATVLLDDDTHTLAADPFAAIPTVGPIADYLYDPDPSVVRAGLVDELCERTGLQRLDDAEEYLTGPRVETPFATAFRVLAVCPNNARRYRAAIGETGAGDVEVKCRHLPTDAAAVRRKLPLTPGGPRRTLIFAKLEGKAAAVVCERA